Within the Achromobacter spanius genome, the region CGTACGGACATGATTGATATCTTTTTGGAAACGAAAGACGTGCTCAAAAGCCAACTGGATGCCTATCGGGCCTCCGAAGAGCCCGATGAAGCCGTGTTTGAGCGTATCTGCGCTGTCTTGAGGCAGTTGGCGCTGGAGCATAAAGACCCGGCCGCGGCCGCGCCAGCGGCGCCCGCTCCCGTGGTGGCGGCTCCGGCTCCTGCCCCCGCACCCGCACCCGCGCCCGTCGCGGCTGCGCCGGCCCCCGCGCCCGTCGCGGTTGCGCCGGCGCCCGAACCCGTGCCGCCGGCGGCCGACGTCGGCGACTTGCCGCTCAAGGTCAGGATCACCAAGGTGTCCGACAAGGACGCGGCGTCCCTGCTGGAAGAAATGGGCAACCTGGGCAACGTGCGCGCAAGCGAACGTGCCGACGGCGCCCTGACCGTGTGGATGGACAGCACCTGCACGCCGGACGACATTGAAGCGGTGTGTTGCTTCATTGTGGATGGCGACCAGCTTTCCATCAGCCGCGAAGCCGCGCCCGCCGCCCAGGCCGCCACCCCGGTGGCCGAACCGGTGGCTGCGGCGCCCGTGGCAGCGCCTGCGCCCGTCGCGGCGGAGCCCGTGCCCACGGTGGCGGATACCGCCGCCGCGGCCGAGGCCATCACGCAAGCCGCTGCCCGCGCCTCGCGTCCGGCGGCGTCCGCGCATGCCGACAAGGAATCGACGTCCATTCGTGTGGGCGTTGAAAAAGTCGACCAGGTGATCAACCTGGTGGGCGAACTGGTCATCACGCAGGCCATGCTGGCGCAAACGGCTTCCACGCTGGATCCCGTCCTGCACGACCGCCTGCTGAACGGCATGGAGCAGTTGGAACGCAACGCCCGCGACCTTCAAGAAGCGGTGATGTCGATCCGCATGATGCCGATGGACTACGTGTTCAGCCGCTTCCCGCGACTGGTGCGCGACATTGCCGGCAAGATGGGCAAGCAGATCGAACTGCAAACCTACGGCCGTGCCACCGAGCTGGACAAGAGCCTGATCGAACGCATCATCGACCCGCTGACGCACCTGGTGCGCAACAGCCTGGACCACGGTATCGAAACGCCCGAAAAGCGTATTGCCGCGGGCAAGGACCCGGTCGGCCAACTGGTGCTGTCCGCGCAACACAATGGCGGCAACATCGTCATTGAAGTCAGCGATGACGGCGGCGGCCTGAGCCGTGAAAAGATCCTGAAGAAGGCCATGGCCCAGGGCATGGCCGTCAACGAGAATTCGCCCGACGATGAAATCTGGCAACTGATTTTCGCGCCGGGTTTCTCCACCGCCGAAAAGGTCACGGACATCTCGGGCCGTGGCGTGGGCATGGACGTGGTGCGGCGGAACATCCAGGACATGGGTGGCCACGTGCAACTGTCGTGCGAGCCGGGCAACGGCACCACGACGCGCATCGTGCTGCCGCTGACGCTGGCCATTCTGGACGGCATGTCGGTGCGCGTGGGTGAAGAAACCTTCATCCTGCCGCTGAACCACGTGACGGAATCGCTGCAGCCCACCAACGACCAGATCTATTCGGTGGCCGGCAACGAGCGCGTGATGCACGTGCGCGGCGAGTATCTGCCGCTGGTGGAAATGCACCGCGTGTTCTCGGTCGGCCAGGCGCAGACCGATCCCACGCAGGCCATCGCCGTCATCATGCAGGCCGAAGACCGCCGCTTTGCGTTGCTGGTGGATCACCTGATCGGCCAGCACCAGGTGGTGGTGAAGAATCTTGAATCCAACTACCGCAAGGTTCCCGGCATCTCGGCGGCCACCATCCTGGGTGATGGCAGCGTGGCCCTGATTGTCGACGTATTTGCGCTTGCGCGCGCCAACCGTGAACGTTGGTCGCAGCCCGAAGCCATTTTGAATTGATGGAGCATTAAAAATCATGGCAGCCAAACCGCAAGCGCAATCCGCGCGCAATGAAGATGTCGGCAGCGAATTCCTGGTCTTCACGCTGGGCGACGAAGAGTACGGCATCGACATCCTGAAAGTGCAGGAAATCCGGGGCTACGACGCCGACACGGTGACTCGCATCGCCAACGTTCCGACCTTCATCAAGGGCGTGACGAACCTGCGCGGCATCATCGTTCCCATCGTTGACCTGCGCATCAAGTTCAACCTGGGCCGCGTTGACTACAACGAGCAGACCGTCGTCATCATCCTCAACCTGGATCGCCGTGTCGTCGGTATCGTGGTTGACGGCGTGTCCGACGTGCTGATGTTGAACGCCGGCCAGATTCGTCCGGCGCCGGAATTCGGCGCCACCTTGTCCACCGAATACCTGACCGGTCTGGGCACGGTGGACGAACGCATGCTTATCCTGGTCGACATCGAAAAGATGATGACCAGCGACGAAATGGCGCTGGTGGAGAAGGTTGCCTCCTGATCGGAGTTTGACCGGAACGCGGGGTAGAGGCGCCATATTCAATCCGAAGTGGCGCTTTCCTTTAACGATTGCAGTCAATGGGTGGTTCTTGAGATGCGCAAGTTTTTCGCGAACATGACGATACGCAGCAGCCTGTTGTGGGTGCTGGCGTTTTTCTCATTCATGTTGGTGATCGGGGCGGCGCTTGGCGTGCTGTCCCTGCGCATCAGCAACGGCACCCTGGCCGAGATCAAGCAATCGCAGGAACTGAATGACGCGGTGAGCCGGGTCGTGTCCAGCTACAAGGACACGATGAGCGGCCTGGGCCGCGCGGCGACCGCCAACTATGCGGACATCGTCAGCAACGTGGGCCAGGCCACCTTGCTGACGCAGGGCCTGTCGGCGGAAGCCACGGGTTTGCTGGAACGCGCCAAGGCGTCCATGAACAAGGGCCAGGCGGAATTCGAGTACTACAAGACGCTGCCCCAGCCCCCGGACGCGGCCGAGTCGTTGAAGGAAATCGAGGCGTCCTACGCCATGCTGGTGCAGCAAGGGCTGACCCCGTTGGTCAGCGCCTTGGAAAAGGCCGACATGCCGGCCTACCAGAAGCAGGTTCAAACGGTGCAGGACGCGCTGGAAGGGCGTTTTTCACGCGCCATCGAAGCCTTTGATTTCTGGCGCGCCAGCAAGATGATGGACGCGCATGACGTGGCCCAGGTGCGCTATCAATTCGTGCTGATGGCGGTGGCGGCGGGCGGTGTGATCGCCGCGCTGCTGGTGTTCGCCACCTATATCTTCCTGCGCCGCCGCGTGCTGCTGCCCTTGAAGGAAGCCGGCCAACACTTTGACCGTATCGCGGGCGGCGACCTGACCGCCCGGGTGGACGCGCGCAACACCAATGAAGTGGGTCAGTTGTTCGCCGCCCTGAAACGCATGCAGGAAAGCCTGACGCGCACGGTCGCGACGGTGCGCCGTGGCGTGGATGAAATCAACGTGGGCTCGCATGAGATCGCGGCCGGCAACACGGACCTGTCCAGCCGCACGGAACAGCAGGCGGCATCCCTTGAGGAAACCGCGGCCTCCATGGAAGAACTGGCGTCCACCGTGAAGCAGAACGCCGACAATGCGCGCCAGGCCAATCAGTTGGCGGCCAGCGCATCGGACGTGGCTGAAAAGGGCGGTTCGGCGGTGTCCGAAGTGGTTGCCACCATGCACGACATTTCGGCCAGCTCGCGCAAGATCTCGGAAATCGTTTCCGTCATCGACGGCATTGCGTTCCAGACCAACATCCTGGCGCTGAACGCCGCCGTGGAAGCGGCGCGCGCGGGCGAGCAGGGCAAGGGCTTTGCGGTGGTGGCGGGCGAAGTGCGCTCGCTGGCACAGCGCAGCGCGCAAGCCGCCAAGGAAATCAAGGGCTTGATCGAAGACTCGGTCAGCAAGGTCGGCGCGGGTTCGCAACAGGTGGAACGAGCGGGCGCGACGATGCAGGAAATCGTGGCGTCGGTGAAGCGCGTGACGGACATCATGGGCGAGATCTCGGCGGCGTCCGAAGAGCAGTCCAGCGGTATCGACCAGGTCAATCGCGCCGTGTCGCAGATGGACGAAGTGACCCAACAGAACGCGGCGCTGGTGGAAGAAGCCGCGGCCGCCGCCGGCTCGCTGCAAGAGCAGGCGGAACGCCTGGCCGACGCCGTGGCGGTGTTCAAGATCAATGCGGGCGAAGTCATCGAGGTGCCGGCACAACGCCTGTCTTCGGTGCGCTCGTCCGATGAAGACTCACGTTTGCAATCGCCCGATGCGCTTGCGCTTGGGCACTGAGGAATCGCGTGGCAACTGCGGCAACCCAGGCGCCGTCCGTTTCGGTGGACCGCCAATTCGATTTTCGCGACGCGGACTTTTCCCGCGTCCGCAAGATGATCCACGCGCGCGCGGGCATCTCGCTGGGCACGCACAAGCGTGAAATGGTCTACAGCCGCCTGGCCAGGCGTTTGCGCGCCCTGGGCCGCCAGGACTTCGGCAGCTATCTGGACCAGTTGGAACACGAACCCGAGGCGCACGAGTGGGAAGAATTCGTCAATGCCTTGACGACCAACCTGACCGCTTTCTTCCGCGAATCGCACCACTTTCCCATCCTGGCCGAGTTCGCGCAAAAGCGCGGCGGCCCGGTGTCGGTGTGGTGCTGTGCGGCGTCCACGGGCGAAGAGCCGTATTCCATTGCGATGACGCTGGTAGAGGCCCTGGGCCCGCGCGCGTCATCGTCCACGGTGCTGGCCACCGACATCGACACCAATGTGCTGAACCGGGCGCGCGCCGCCGTCTACCCGGCCGAACGCGTGGCCAAGATGGAAGACGAGCGCCTGCGCCGCTTCTTCCTGAAAGGCCGTGGCGCCAACGCCGGCCAGGTGCGGGTGCGGCCCGAGATCGCCGACATGGTGCGCTACGAAACCTTGAACCTGTTGGCGCCGTCATGGCCGATCAACGAAAAGTTCGACGTGATCTTCTGCCGCAACGTGATGATTTACTTCGACAAGCCGACGCAGGCGAAGATTCTGGAGCGCTTTGCGCCGCTGCTCAAGCCGGGCGGCCTGCTGTTTGCCGGGCACTCCGAGAACTTTACCTACATCAGCCGGGATTTTCGTCTGCGCGGGCAGACCGTCTACGAATGTGCGAGTAAGGCCTGAACGGGCCAAGGCAGCAAACAATGAAAAAAATAAGCGTTTTGTGTGTGGACGACTCCGCGTTGGTGCGTGGGCTGATGACCGAAATCATCAACAGCCAGCCCGACATGGAAGTGGTCGCGACCGCGCCCGACCCCTTGGTGGCGCGCGACCTGATCAAACGGCACAACCC harbors:
- the cheA gene encoding chemotaxis protein CheA, whose product is MSSGLDLSQFYETFFDEADELLAQMEQLLLELDVGSPDIEQLNAIFRAAHSIKGGAATFGCFTQLAGTTHLLENLLDAIRRGEMALRTDMIDIFLETKDVLKSQLDAYRASEEPDEAVFERICAVLRQLALEHKDPAAAAPAAPAPVVAAPAPAPAPAPAPVAAAPAPAPVAVAPAPEPVPPAADVGDLPLKVRITKVSDKDAASLLEEMGNLGNVRASERADGALTVWMDSTCTPDDIEAVCCFIVDGDQLSISREAAPAAQAATPVAEPVAAAPVAAPAPVAAEPVPTVADTAAAAEAITQAAARASRPAASAHADKESTSIRVGVEKVDQVINLVGELVITQAMLAQTASTLDPVLHDRLLNGMEQLERNARDLQEAVMSIRMMPMDYVFSRFPRLVRDIAGKMGKQIELQTYGRATELDKSLIERIIDPLTHLVRNSLDHGIETPEKRIAAGKDPVGQLVLSAQHNGGNIVIEVSDDGGGLSREKILKKAMAQGMAVNENSPDDEIWQLIFAPGFSTAEKVTDISGRGVGMDVVRRNIQDMGGHVQLSCEPGNGTTTRIVLPLTLAILDGMSVRVGEETFILPLNHVTESLQPTNDQIYSVAGNERVMHVRGEYLPLVEMHRVFSVGQAQTDPTQAIAVIMQAEDRRFALLVDHLIGQHQVVVKNLESNYRKVPGISAATILGDGSVALIVDVFALARANRERWSQPEAILN
- the cheW gene encoding chemotaxis protein CheW — translated: MAAKPQAQSARNEDVGSEFLVFTLGDEEYGIDILKVQEIRGYDADTVTRIANVPTFIKGVTNLRGIIVPIVDLRIKFNLGRVDYNEQTVVIILNLDRRVVGIVVDGVSDVLMLNAGQIRPAPEFGATLSTEYLTGLGTVDERMLILVDIEKMMTSDEMALVEKVAS
- a CDS encoding methyl-accepting chemotaxis protein, whose product is MRKFFANMTIRSSLLWVLAFFSFMLVIGAALGVLSLRISNGTLAEIKQSQELNDAVSRVVSSYKDTMSGLGRAATANYADIVSNVGQATLLTQGLSAEATGLLERAKASMNKGQAEFEYYKTLPQPPDAAESLKEIEASYAMLVQQGLTPLVSALEKADMPAYQKQVQTVQDALEGRFSRAIEAFDFWRASKMMDAHDVAQVRYQFVLMAVAAGGVIAALLVFATYIFLRRRVLLPLKEAGQHFDRIAGGDLTARVDARNTNEVGQLFAALKRMQESLTRTVATVRRGVDEINVGSHEIAAGNTDLSSRTEQQAASLEETAASMEELASTVKQNADNARQANQLAASASDVAEKGGSAVSEVVATMHDISASSRKISEIVSVIDGIAFQTNILALNAAVEAARAGEQGKGFAVVAGEVRSLAQRSAQAAKEIKGLIEDSVSKVGAGSQQVERAGATMQEIVASVKRVTDIMGEISAASEEQSSGIDQVNRAVSQMDEVTQQNAALVEEAAAAAGSLQEQAERLADAVAVFKINAGEVIEVPAQRLSSVRSSDEDSRLQSPDALALGH
- a CDS encoding CheR family methyltransferase — translated: MATAATQAPSVSVDRQFDFRDADFSRVRKMIHARAGISLGTHKREMVYSRLARRLRALGRQDFGSYLDQLEHEPEAHEWEEFVNALTTNLTAFFRESHHFPILAEFAQKRGGPVSVWCCAASTGEEPYSIAMTLVEALGPRASSSTVLATDIDTNVLNRARAAVYPAERVAKMEDERLRRFFLKGRGANAGQVRVRPEIADMVRYETLNLLAPSWPINEKFDVIFCRNVMIYFDKPTQAKILERFAPLLKPGGLLFAGHSENFTYISRDFRLRGQTVYECASKA